A single region of the Nitrososphaerota archaeon genome encodes:
- a CDS encoding iron-sulfur cluster assembly protein, giving the protein MSQDLQELRRKIFDELSGIVDPEINTSITDLELVDNVDISGSAVKVDLHLTSPFCPAVFGFKICQDIHDHLLKLDGVDDVKVNVSNHFMAEAINNQVNNSPNPKKAA; this is encoded by the coding sequence ATGTCACAAGACCTACAAGAGCTCAGAAGAAAAATCTTTGACGAGTTATCCGGAATAGTTGATCCAGAAATAAACACATCAATTACTGATCTGGAGCTAGTAGACAATGTCGACATTTCAGGTTCCGCAGTCAAAGTGGACTTGCATCTTACCAGTCCGTTTTGCCCTGCAGTCTTTGGATTCAAAATATGCCAAGACATTCACGATCATCTGCTAAAGCTCGACGGGGTAGACGATGTCAAGGTAAACGTCTCAAATCATTTCATGGCAGAGGCAATCAACAATCAGGTAAACAACAGCCCAAACCCAAAAAAGGCAGCCTAG
- a CDS encoding succinate dehydrogenase/fumarate reductase iron-sulfur subunit translates to MSKTAIAEEQSSTEVSSSKIVTLRIAKFNPEHDSGQQYVDFKVPYERWTTVLDAILDVKKHLDHSVAVRYSCRQASCGSCGMKINGRPKLACFTKISELNSDVVTVEPMSNYPIVRDLVVEMDKMFANHKKMQPYVIREDSEITTPTKEFNQTPEQLEEYIQFANCIKCGLCNSACPTMAMDSSFLGPQALGQAYRYVADNRDKGKNSRLKIIDDSHGIWRCHFAGSCSQVCPKGVDPAMGIQLLRGYLLGFRK, encoded by the coding sequence ATGAGCAAAACAGCAATAGCCGAAGAACAATCATCGACTGAGGTCTCCTCATCGAAGATAGTAACACTGCGCATTGCAAAATTTAATCCGGAACACGATTCCGGTCAGCAGTATGTTGATTTCAAAGTGCCGTATGAGAGATGGACTACAGTTCTGGATGCAATACTTGATGTCAAAAAGCACCTGGATCACTCTGTGGCAGTGCGATATTCCTGCAGGCAGGCATCTTGCGGTTCTTGCGGTATGAAGATAAACGGTAGGCCAAAGCTTGCGTGCTTTACAAAAATCTCGGAGCTAAACTCTGATGTTGTGACTGTCGAGCCAATGAGTAACTATCCTATTGTCAGGGACTTGGTGGTAGAAATGGACAAAATGTTTGCAAACCACAAAAAAATGCAGCCATATGTAATACGAGAAGACTCGGAGATAACTACACCAACCAAGGAATTCAACCAGACTCCAGAGCAGCTAGAAGAATACATCCAGTTTGCAAACTGCATCAAGTGCGGACTGTGCAATTCCGCGTGTCCCACGATGGCAATGGACTCGTCATTTTTGGGTCCTCAGGCGCTAGGCCAGGCATACAGATACGTTGCAGATAATCGCGACAAAGGAAAGAACTCTAGGCTCAAAATAATCGATGATTCCCATGGAATATGGAGATGCCACTTTGCTGGTTCTTGCAGCCAGGTCTGTCCAAAGGGAGTAGATCCAGCGATGGGAATTCAACTGTTGCGTGGATATTTGTTGGGATTTAGAAAATAA
- a CDS encoding succinate dehydrogenase — protein sequence MRESTIMKIHYGTALGAVVLVAVHVLFRVTMMNYEDSLAYENVLANYKFLPYAIMLELILVLISVHGFNGLRVILLELKQGRTYEKAVTYGCIAAMAGLIAYGSRTILITSMGIT from the coding sequence ATGCGAGAAAGCACGATAATGAAAATTCACTATGGGACAGCCCTTGGCGCTGTAGTGTTAGTCGCAGTACATGTTTTGTTTCGAGTCACTATGATGAACTATGAAGATTCACTTGCATACGAGAACGTCCTTGCAAACTACAAGTTTCTTCCATATGCAATAATGTTGGAGCTGATATTGGTGTTAATATCAGTACATGGATTCAATGGACTGCGTGTTATACTATTAGAGCTAAAACAGGGACGAACATACGAAAAAGCAGTAACGTACGGATGTATTGCTGCAATGGCAGGACTAATAGCATATGGTTCAAGGACTATATTGATCACGAGCATGGGGATTACATAA